One genomic segment of Labilithrix sp. includes these proteins:
- a CDS encoding sigma-54-dependent Fis family transcriptional regulator translates to MSERRVLAVDDEQETCDLLKLSLEREGFAVTTCTSAEAALELVGAVDFDLVITDLQMPEMGGLELCERVLGTRPNVPVVVITGQGSLETAIGAMRVGAYDFIVKPVDPKLLSVAANRALRHKGLSDEVKRLRTEVAIDDVNIPSVVGSSASMRRVFTLVQRVADSDAGVLIHGETGTGKELVARAIHDQGKRKEGPFVAINCAAVPASLIESELFGHEKGAFTDAKMQRTGLFLQADGGTLFLDEIGELPLEIQPKLLRALQERKVRPVGSNREIPFDARLIAATNRVLEDEVYEKRFREDLFYRINVVKIDVPPLRERGGDVLHLARHFLKIYGERHGKPEVDLSPSAAEKLISYSWPGNVRELENCLDGAVALARGSKIEIDDLPEKVKTFRPERFVVSANQPEEIVTIDELERRYILRVLSLVGGNKSRAAQVLGFDRRTLYRKLERYQNGTASNQAEPAPARL, encoded by the coding sequence ATGAGCGAACGCCGAGTCCTCGCCGTCGACGACGAGCAGGAGACCTGTGACCTCCTCAAGCTGAGCCTCGAACGGGAGGGCTTCGCGGTCACGACGTGCACCTCAGCGGAGGCGGCGCTGGAGCTGGTGGGCGCGGTCGATTTCGACCTCGTCATCACGGATCTCCAGATGCCGGAGATGGGTGGCCTCGAGCTGTGCGAGCGCGTGCTGGGAACGCGCCCGAACGTCCCGGTCGTCGTCATCACGGGGCAGGGCTCGCTCGAGACGGCGATCGGCGCGATGCGCGTCGGCGCGTACGACTTCATCGTGAAGCCGGTCGATCCGAAGCTCCTCTCCGTCGCCGCGAACCGCGCGCTCCGGCACAAGGGCCTCTCCGACGAGGTGAAGCGTCTTCGCACCGAGGTCGCGATCGACGACGTGAACATCCCGAGCGTCGTCGGCTCGAGCGCCTCGATGCGCCGCGTGTTCACGCTCGTGCAGCGCGTGGCGGACAGCGACGCGGGCGTCCTCATCCACGGCGAGACGGGCACGGGCAAGGAGCTCGTCGCGCGCGCGATCCACGATCAGGGCAAGCGCAAGGAGGGTCCGTTCGTCGCGATCAACTGCGCGGCGGTCCCTGCGTCGCTCATCGAGAGCGAGCTGTTCGGCCACGAGAAGGGCGCGTTCACGGACGCGAAGATGCAGCGCACCGGTCTCTTCCTCCAGGCCGACGGCGGCACGCTCTTCCTCGACGAGATCGGCGAGCTGCCGCTCGAGATCCAGCCGAAGCTCCTTCGCGCGCTGCAGGAGCGCAAGGTCCGCCCGGTCGGCTCGAACCGCGAGATCCCCTTCGACGCGCGCCTCATCGCCGCGACGAACCGCGTCCTCGAAGACGAGGTCTACGAGAAGCGTTTCCGCGAGGACCTCTTCTATCGCATCAACGTCGTGAAGATCGACGTGCCCCCGCTCCGCGAGCGTGGCGGCGACGTGCTCCACCTCGCGCGCCACTTCCTCAAGATCTACGGCGAGCGTCACGGCAAGCCGGAGGTCGATCTCTCGCCCTCGGCGGCGGAGAAGCTGATCAGCTATTCGTGGCCGGGCAACGTGCGCGAGCTCGAGAACTGCCTCGACGGCGCGGTCGCCCTCGCGCGCGGCTCGAAGATCGAGATCGACGATCTGCCGGAGAAGGTGAAGACCTTCCGTCCGGAGCGCTTCGTCGTCTCGGCCAACCAGCCGGAGGAGATCGTGACGATCGACGAGCTGGAGCGCCGCTACATCCTCCGCGTCCTCTCGCTCGTCGGCGGCAACAAGAGCCGCGCCGCCCAAGTCCTAGGCTTCGACCGCCGCACCCTCTACCGCAAACTGGAGCGCTACCAA
- a CDS encoding serine/threonine protein kinase — translation MASSPQLSETVGEGQVLAGKYRIDRKLGAGGMCIVYEAEHIHLKQAIAIKVLKPDFAKDPTAVARFAQEAQSAAGLRSPNVARVYDVDLLPDGQPYITMELLVGNDLGTELQRRYSLPMELAVDYVRQAAIGIAEAHAMGIVHRDLKPENLFLSELGEMTERRLVKILDFGIAKNVQETSRKLTAPDAVFGTVDYMSPEQIRSASTVDHRTDIWSLGVILFELLTGRTPYVGDARSVIAQIVSDPIVPPSRYVPTLPAGLVAVVMKALAKDPAQRYQNAQDLRAALTPFTEGVESITGILARIPPTSIPRRKPIDPISSVSVRMVRETGRDVKGTNLSFESGVIGKVWNKNITVFAVALAMMLGIVLLIGMTRRKKPPPVTVTAVEAPIQNPAAQPAQPALPPMPVVLTAPAPVLTAAPTDTTPTPIAVAPASAAPPAEKPDKPEKPEKHEKPKKPPPPRTGPKPAPAPAPAPPPTTNPKLL, via the coding sequence GTGGCTTCGTCTCCGCAACTGTCGGAAACGGTCGGTGAGGGCCAGGTCCTCGCCGGCAAGTACCGCATCGATCGCAAGCTCGGTGCAGGTGGCATGTGCATCGTCTACGAGGCGGAGCACATCCACCTCAAGCAAGCCATCGCGATCAAGGTCCTCAAGCCGGACTTCGCGAAGGACCCCACCGCCGTCGCGCGCTTCGCGCAAGAGGCTCAGTCCGCCGCCGGTCTTCGAAGCCCCAACGTCGCGCGCGTCTACGACGTCGATCTCCTCCCCGACGGACAGCCGTACATCACGATGGAGCTCCTGGTCGGCAACGACCTCGGCACCGAGCTCCAACGCCGCTACTCGCTGCCGATGGAGCTCGCGGTCGACTACGTCCGCCAGGCCGCGATCGGGATCGCCGAGGCGCACGCGATGGGCATCGTGCATCGCGACCTCAAGCCCGAGAACCTGTTCCTGAGCGAGCTCGGCGAGATGACCGAGCGGCGGCTCGTGAAGATCCTCGACTTCGGCATCGCGAAGAACGTCCAGGAGACCTCGCGCAAGCTCACCGCGCCGGACGCCGTCTTCGGAACCGTCGACTACATGAGCCCGGAGCAGATCCGCTCCGCGTCGACCGTCGATCACCGCACCGACATCTGGTCGCTCGGCGTCATCCTGTTCGAGCTCCTCACCGGCCGCACGCCCTACGTCGGCGACGCGCGCTCCGTCATCGCGCAGATCGTCAGCGATCCCATCGTCCCGCCTTCGCGCTACGTGCCGACGCTGCCGGCCGGCCTCGTCGCCGTCGTGATGAAGGCGCTCGCGAAGGACCCCGCGCAGCGCTACCAGAACGCGCAGGACCTCCGCGCCGCGCTGACGCCGTTCACCGAGGGCGTCGAGTCGATCACCGGCATCCTCGCGCGCATCCCGCCGACCAGCATCCCGCGCCGCAAGCCGATCGATCCGATCTCGAGCGTCTCGGTCCGCATGGTGCGCGAGACCGGCCGCGACGTGAAGGGCACGAACCTCTCGTTCGAGTCCGGCGTCATCGGGAAGGTCTGGAACAAGAACATCACCGTCTTCGCCGTCGCCCTCGCGATGATGCTGGGCATCGTGCTCCTCATCGGCATGACGCGGAGGAAGAAGCCGCCGCCGGTGACGGTGACCGCGGTCGAGGCGCCGATCCAGAACCCCGCCGCGCAGCCGGCGCAGCCCGCGCTCCCGCCGATGCCCGTCGTGCTCACGGCGCCGGCGCCGGTGCTCACCGCCGCGCCGACCGACACGACCCCGACGCCGATCGCGGTCGCGCCGGCGTCGGCCGCGCCGCCGGCGGAGAAGCCAGACAAGCCCGAAAAACCCGAGAAACACGAAAAGCCCAAGAAGCCGCCGCCGCCGCGGACCGGCCCCAAGCCCGCGCCGGCGCCGGCGCCTGCTCCGCCGCCGACCACGAACCCGAAGCTCCTTTAG
- a CDS encoding PEGA domain-containing protein has product MRSSFLRTVLFVLFTVITMMPAAAWADAKSDAKTAKSRQTEAAKLKKEADGLMGQDRYADALALYQKAYELSSDPALLYNQGRALEAMGEYPEAIDKLEKFEKDASPSLRAKVPALKELITDLKNRIATLVVTTNAPGARLLVRGKDAGTVAGELKLRTRGGPATVEVAAEGYITFKKDVELAAGSTVKVDAQLQLKKSDAVIFVRSRPPSDISVDGKAIGRVPLEFRLPAGRYTLAADAPGYETETVPMTLSLGDRRELDIELRKSPKITGRWWFWASIAAVVVTGAAIGAYVAFTTEREPEPGTFGGGVRPFQP; this is encoded by the coding sequence GTGCGGTCCTCTTTCCTTCGCACCGTCCTCTTCGTCCTCTTCACCGTCATCACGATGATGCCGGCGGCGGCGTGGGCGGACGCGAAGAGCGACGCGAAGACGGCGAAGTCGCGCCAGACCGAGGCCGCGAAGCTCAAGAAGGAAGCGGACGGCCTCATGGGCCAGGACCGCTACGCCGACGCGCTCGCGCTGTACCAGAAGGCGTACGAGCTCTCGTCCGATCCCGCGTTGCTCTACAACCAGGGCCGCGCGCTCGAGGCGATGGGCGAATATCCCGAAGCCATCGACAAGCTCGAAAAATTCGAAAAAGACGCTTCGCCCTCCCTCCGCGCGAAGGTCCCCGCGCTGAAGGAGCTCATCACCGACCTGAAGAACCGCATCGCGACGCTCGTGGTGACGACGAACGCTCCCGGCGCGCGCCTCCTCGTCCGCGGCAAGGACGCGGGCACGGTTGCGGGGGAGCTGAAGCTCCGCACGCGCGGCGGTCCGGCGACGGTGGAGGTCGCGGCCGAGGGCTACATCACGTTCAAGAAGGACGTCGAGCTCGCGGCCGGCTCCACGGTGAAGGTCGACGCGCAGCTGCAGCTCAAGAAGTCGGACGCCGTCATCTTCGTCCGCAGCCGGCCGCCCTCCGACATCAGCGTCGACGGCAAGGCGATCGGCCGCGTGCCGCTCGAGTTCCGCCTGCCGGCCGGACGCTACACCCTCGCCGCCGACGCCCCCGGCTACGAGACCGAGACCGTCCCGATGACGCTCTCCCTCGGCGACCGCCGCGAGCTCGACATCGAGCTCCGGAAGTCACCGAAGATCACCGGGCGCTGGTGGTTCTGGGCCTCTATTGCCGCGGTCGTCGTGACCGGCGCCGCGATCGGCGCCTACGTGGCCTTCACGACGGAGCGCGAGCCGGAGCCCGGCACGTTCGGCGGCGGCGTCCGCCCGTTCCAGCCGTAG
- a CDS encoding protein kinase — protein sequence MVPSAVQNDEKFPPFTDKYDVERVIGRGGMGTVFEARHTRLGQRVAIKVLGEDLRMYPDLVRRFEREARAASALSSPHAVRVFDIDTTEDGTPFFVMELLAGRDLGEVVATEGPQPVGLAVRWVIEAADAIAEAHRLGIVHRDIKPSNLLLCESGSIKVLDFGIAKRVSPNERAITLGVQPLGTPQYMSPEQVRCAKDVDARTDIWSLGVTLYELVCGRPPFDHDLAAACIASIAADPVPDPRTFEPDLPVDLSAVIMRALEKEPSKRYATVDEMVLALAPFGESITPETPSWRVISTMRKAFATQEATLDGNGLLEDEDDEPVLPLSGAHPKLSAAKLAKPFELDDTVPPTVAPFSVPMHGRRVRSVLALAAAAVLGLATLAMTPRWMSTSLDAQTTNATAATIVSAPALEPAPIEAPIATPVEPVEDEAPPPVAAPSTPVVRDAPKDPPPARPAVTRPRGTVRVVGSDRPVHGGISSPGF from the coding sequence GTGGTCCCTTCCGCCGTTCAGAACGACGAAAAATTCCCGCCGTTTACCGACAAGTATGACGTCGAGCGCGTCATCGGCCGCGGCGGCATGGGGACCGTCTTCGAGGCGCGGCACACGCGCCTGGGTCAGCGCGTCGCGATCAAGGTCCTCGGCGAGGACCTCCGCATGTACCCCGATCTCGTGCGCCGCTTCGAGCGCGAGGCCCGCGCCGCGAGCGCGCTCTCGAGCCCGCACGCGGTCCGCGTCTTCGACATCGACACGACCGAGGACGGCACGCCGTTCTTCGTGATGGAGCTCCTCGCCGGGCGCGACCTCGGCGAGGTCGTCGCGACGGAGGGACCCCAGCCGGTGGGCCTCGCCGTGCGTTGGGTGATCGAAGCGGCCGACGCGATCGCGGAGGCTCATCGCCTCGGCATCGTGCATCGCGACATCAAGCCGTCGAACCTCCTCCTCTGCGAGAGCGGCTCGATCAAGGTCCTCGACTTCGGCATCGCGAAGCGGGTCTCTCCCAACGAGCGCGCGATCACGCTCGGCGTCCAGCCGCTCGGCACGCCGCAGTACATGTCGCCGGAGCAGGTCCGCTGCGCGAAGGACGTCGACGCGCGCACGGACATCTGGTCGCTCGGCGTCACGCTCTACGAGCTCGTCTGCGGACGCCCGCCGTTCGATCACGATCTGGCGGCGGCGTGCATCGCGTCGATCGCGGCGGACCCGGTGCCGGACCCGCGCACGTTCGAGCCGGACCTCCCCGTCGACCTCTCCGCCGTCATCATGCGCGCGCTCGAGAAGGAGCCGTCGAAGCGCTACGCGACGGTGGACGAGATGGTCCTCGCGCTCGCGCCGTTCGGCGAGTCGATCACGCCGGAGACACCTTCGTGGCGCGTCATCTCCACGATGCGGAAGGCGTTCGCGACGCAGGAGGCGACCCTCGACGGCAACGGGCTCCTCGAAGACGAGGACGACGAGCCGGTGCTCCCGCTCTCGGGCGCGCACCCGAAGCTCTCGGCGGCGAAGCTGGCGAAGCCCTTCGAGCTGGACGACACCGTCCCGCCGACCGTCGCGCCGTTCTCGGTGCCGATGCACGGTCGGCGCGTGCGCAGCGTGCTCGCGCTCGCCGCCGCCGCCGTCCTCGGCCTCGCGACGCTCGCGATGACGCCGCGCTGGATGAGCACCTCGCTCGACGCGCAGACCACGAACGCGACGGCGGCGACGATCGTGTCGGCGCCGGCGCTCGAGCCTGCTCCCATCGAAGCTCCGATCGCCACGCCCGTCGAACCCGTGGAAGACGAGGCGCCGCCGCCGGTCGCGGCGCCGTCCACGCCCGTCGTTCGCGACGCTCCGAAGGACCCGCCGCCCGCCCGCCCCGCCGTCACGCGCCCGCGCGGCACCGTCCGCGTCGTCGGCTCGGATCGCCCCGTCCACGGCGGCATCTCGAGCCCGGGCTTCTGA
- a CDS encoding serpin family protein: protein MRSLRTLLVTAVLVSSLGACEKKPQATADPPKSAAAPPSPAPPAPAPPASEGTPMTKPLATDEVTVLAKGSNDLAFDLYGRMKASAGNLAFAPASISAALAMTYGGAKGETAAQMKKTLHFTADPPATMTSWGGLTKTLADPARPMKLRVANRLFGEKTYTFEAPYLAATKDAFGAPLEPVDFKTAFEPARAWINGWVEEQTEKRIKDLLPARSLNGDTRLVLVNAIYFLAEWEEPFEKERTRDEPFNLTATTKKNVPTMKRTEHLPIAKVPGASVLELPYKGSTSMLVVLPERVDGLADVEKSLSSAALASWRSALKVENVRVELPRFEVNPAASLALAKELTALGMPDAFDREKADFTAMAHPPDPRDRLYIGEVFHKAFVKTDEKGTEAAGATAVVMARAGGVPQKPIDFLVDRPFLFFIVDKPSSLVLFMGRVTEP, encoded by the coding sequence ATGCGATCTCTCCGAACGTTGCTCGTGACCGCGGTCCTCGTGTCGTCGCTCGGCGCTTGCGAGAAGAAGCCGCAGGCCACCGCCGATCCGCCGAAGTCCGCCGCGGCGCCGCCTTCACCTGCACCACCTGCACCTGCACCTCCTGCCTCCGAGGGCACGCCGATGACGAAGCCGCTCGCTACCGACGAGGTGACGGTCCTCGCGAAGGGCTCGAACGACCTCGCCTTCGATCTCTACGGTCGCATGAAGGCGTCCGCCGGCAACCTCGCGTTCGCGCCGGCGAGCATCTCCGCCGCGCTCGCGATGACCTACGGCGGCGCGAAGGGCGAGACCGCGGCGCAGATGAAGAAGACGCTCCATTTCACCGCCGACCCACCGGCGACGATGACCTCGTGGGGCGGGCTGACGAAGACGCTCGCCGATCCCGCGCGGCCGATGAAGCTCCGCGTCGCGAACCGTCTCTTCGGCGAGAAGACGTACACGTTCGAGGCGCCCTACCTCGCCGCGACGAAGGACGCGTTCGGTGCGCCGCTCGAGCCGGTCGACTTCAAGACCGCGTTCGAGCCCGCGCGCGCGTGGATCAACGGGTGGGTCGAGGAGCAGACCGAGAAGCGGATCAAGGATCTCCTCCCCGCGCGCTCGCTCAACGGCGACACGCGTCTCGTCCTCGTCAACGCGATCTACTTCCTCGCGGAGTGGGAGGAGCCGTTCGAAAAGGAGCGTACGCGCGACGAGCCGTTCAACCTCACCGCGACGACGAAGAAGAACGTGCCGACGATGAAGCGCACCGAGCACCTCCCGATCGCGAAGGTGCCGGGCGCGAGCGTGCTGGAGCTGCCGTACAAGGGCTCGACCTCGATGCTCGTCGTCCTCCCCGAGCGCGTCGACGGCCTCGCCGACGTCGAGAAGTCGCTCTCGAGCGCGGCGCTCGCGTCGTGGCGGAGCGCGCTCAAGGTCGAGAACGTCCGCGTCGAGCTCCCGCGCTTCGAGGTGAACCCGGCCGCGTCGCTCGCGCTCGCCAAGGAGCTCACCGCGCTCGGCATGCCGGACGCGTTCGATCGCGAGAAGGCAGACTTCACCGCGATGGCGCACCCGCCGGACCCGCGCGATCGCCTCTACATCGGCGAGGTCTTCCACAAGGCCTTCGTGAAGACGGACGAGAAGGGCACCGAAGCCGCGGGCGCGACCGCGGTCGTGATGGCCCGCGCCGGCGGCGTCCCGCAGAAGCCGATCGACTTCCTCGTCGATCGCCCCTTCCTCTTCTTCATCGTCGACAAGCCGTCCTCCCTCGTCCTCTTCATGGGCCGCGTGACGGAGCCGTGA
- a CDS encoding fumarate hydratase, producing MPAPTFQYEELLPLGHDDKTPYRLITSDHVSTFEALGKTFLKVDPEALTKLTTEAMKDIAHLLRPGHLAQLRKIIDDPEASANDKYVALDLLKNANIAAGGVLPMCQDTGTAIVMGKKGQYVFTGGGDEAAIAKGVFDTYLTSNLRYSQLAPLDMYREKNTGNNLPAQIEIFATDGDAYKLLFMAKGGGSANKSYLYQETKALLNPDSLMAFVEDKLKGLGTAACPPYHLALVVGGTSAEHALKTAKLASARYLDTLPTAGSDLGHGFRDVELEQKILELSQRTGIGAQFGGKYFCHDVRVIRLPRHGASCPVAVAVSCSADRQCLAKITKEGVFLEALERDPAKYLPDTTHDDLGGDVVKVDLSKPMSEIRAQLSKYPIKTRLSLSGPMIVARDIAHAKIKERLDAGQGMPSYMKEFAVYYAGPAKTPEGYASGSFGPTTAGRMDAYVDAFQEAGGSLVMLAKGNRSPQVTAACKKHGGFYLGSIGGPAARLAKDCIKKVEVLEYPELGMEAVWKIEVVDFPAFIVVDDKGNDFFASLTGSGERKRALPVK from the coding sequence ATGCCCGCACCGACGTTCCAGTACGAAGAGCTCCTCCCGCTCGGCCACGACGACAAGACGCCCTATCGCCTGATCACGAGCGACCACGTCTCGACGTTCGAGGCGCTCGGCAAGACCTTCCTGAAGGTCGACCCCGAGGCGCTGACGAAGCTGACGACGGAGGCGATGAAGGACATCGCGCATCTCCTTCGCCCCGGCCACCTCGCGCAGCTGCGGAAGATCATCGACGATCCCGAGGCGTCCGCGAACGACAAGTACGTCGCGCTCGACCTGCTCAAGAACGCGAACATCGCCGCCGGCGGCGTGCTCCCGATGTGCCAGGACACCGGCACCGCGATCGTGATGGGAAAAAAAGGCCAGTACGTCTTCACCGGCGGCGGCGACGAGGCGGCGATCGCGAAGGGTGTGTTCGACACCTACCTCACGTCGAACCTGCGCTACTCGCAGCTCGCGCCGCTCGACATGTATCGAGAGAAGAACACGGGCAACAACCTGCCGGCGCAGATCGAGATCTTCGCGACCGACGGCGACGCCTACAAGCTCCTCTTCATGGCGAAGGGCGGCGGCTCCGCGAACAAGAGCTACCTCTATCAGGAGACGAAGGCGCTCCTGAACCCGGACAGCCTGATGGCCTTCGTCGAGGACAAGCTGAAGGGCCTCGGCACCGCGGCGTGCCCGCCGTACCACCTCGCGCTCGTCGTCGGCGGCACCTCCGCGGAGCACGCGCTGAAGACGGCGAAGCTCGCGTCGGCGCGCTACCTCGACACGTTGCCGACGGCGGGGAGCGACCTCGGCCACGGCTTCCGCGACGTCGAGCTCGAGCAGAAGATCCTCGAGCTGTCGCAGCGGACGGGCATCGGCGCGCAGTTCGGCGGCAAGTATTTCTGCCACGACGTGCGCGTCATCCGCCTCCCGCGCCACGGCGCTTCGTGCCCCGTCGCCGTCGCGGTCTCCTGCTCCGCCGATCGCCAGTGCCTCGCCAAGATCACGAAGGAGGGCGTCTTCCTCGAGGCGCTCGAGCGCGATCCGGCGAAGTACCTCCCCGACACGACGCACGACGACCTCGGCGGCGACGTGGTGAAGGTCGACCTGTCGAAGCCGATGAGCGAGATCCGCGCGCAGCTCTCGAAGTACCCGATCAAGACGCGCCTCTCGCTGAGCGGCCCGATGATCGTGGCGCGCGACATCGCGCACGCGAAGATCAAGGAGCGCCTCGACGCGGGGCAGGGCATGCCCTCGTACATGAAGGAGTTCGCGGTCTACTACGCGGGCCCGGCGAAGACGCCGGAGGGCTACGCGTCGGGCTCGTTCGGCCCCACCACCGCGGGCCGCATGGACGCGTACGTCGACGCGTTCCAGGAGGCCGGCGGCTCGCTCGTGATGCTCGCGAAGGGCAACCGCTCGCCGCAGGTCACCGCCGCGTGCAAGAAGCACGGCGGCTTCTACCTCGGCTCGATCGGCGGTCCGGCCGCGCGCCTCGCGAAGGACTGCATCAAGAAGGTGGAGGTCCTCGAGTACCCGGAGCTCGGGATGGAGGCGGTGTGGAAGATCGAGGTCGTCGACTTCCCCGCCTTCATCGTCGTCGACGACAAGGGCAACGACTTCTTCGCGAGCCTCACCGGCTCGGGCGAACGCAAGCGCGCGCTTCCGGTAAAGTGA
- a CDS encoding alpha/beta hydrolase, which translates to MPTLAVHPVTAPDASGREPERWLVFLHGILGSGANWRTFARQITAAKPELGALLVDLRLHGESRGLPPPHTVAAAARDVVEACAGKRVTAVLGHSFGGKVAIECARTLALEHLFVVDSTPGARPDYRGSSNVRSVVELLRELPEHFPDRNAFTQWAVDRGVSRPTAMWLAMNVRADDQGRFVFRVDVPSIRVMMEDYFKVDLWDVIEDGAQTTHLIAGGKSEVLDAADLDRARALPRCTVDVIPDAGHWVHVDAPDALREMVLGYLG; encoded by the coding sequence ATGCCGACGCTCGCCGTTCATCCCGTCACCGCGCCGGACGCTTCGGGGAGAGAGCCCGAGCGCTGGCTCGTCTTCCTCCACGGCATCCTCGGCTCCGGCGCGAACTGGCGCACGTTCGCGCGCCAGATCACGGCCGCGAAGCCGGAGCTCGGCGCGCTCCTCGTCGACCTCCGCCTGCACGGCGAGTCACGCGGCTTGCCGCCGCCGCACACCGTCGCCGCCGCCGCGCGCGACGTGGTGGAGGCGTGCGCCGGCAAGCGCGTCACCGCCGTCCTCGGTCACAGCTTCGGCGGCAAGGTCGCGATCGAGTGCGCGCGGACGCTCGCGCTCGAGCACCTCTTCGTCGTCGACTCGACGCCCGGCGCGCGCCCCGACTACCGCGGCTCGTCCAACGTGCGCTCCGTCGTCGAGCTCTTGCGCGAGCTGCCGGAGCACTTCCCCGATCGAAACGCGTTCACGCAGTGGGCGGTGGACCGCGGGGTGAGCCGCCCGACCGCGATGTGGCTCGCGATGAACGTGCGCGCCGACGATCAGGGCCGCTTCGTGTTCCGCGTCGACGTCCCGAGCATCCGCGTGATGATGGAGGACTACTTCAAGGTCGACCTCTGGGACGTCATCGAGGACGGCGCGCAGACGACGCACCTCATCGCGGGCGGCAAGTCCGAGGTCCTCGACGCGGCCGACCTCGACCGTGCTCGCGCGCTGCCGCGCTGCACCGTCGACGTCATCCCCGACGCTGGGCACTGGGTCCACGTCGACGCACCGGATGCGCTCCGGGAGATGGTCCTCGGCTATCTTGGGTGA
- a CDS encoding methyltransferase encodes MSFEARRRELEAELGEPITVDALTASWSIFQRKNGHRHSTDDLLTGWYALEQSARLEGAVDRALDLGTGIGTVGLLVLSGLGPAARLTAIEAQEISFRFLVENVRANGLEGRVDMLRGDLRDVFIEAKFPLVTGSPPYFPKGAGVVPADSQKAHARFELRGDVRDYARVARERLEPNGLFVFCFPFAQKQRAIDAVHGERFSIANERDVVPREGLPPLFTLFACRLEPALIHREGLIQAPFVVRHANGDHTPAMDAVRARFGFPPQPKT; translated from the coding sequence ATGTCGTTCGAAGCGCGCAGGAGGGAGCTCGAGGCCGAGCTCGGCGAGCCGATCACGGTGGACGCCCTCACCGCGTCATGGAGCATCTTCCAGCGCAAGAACGGTCATCGTCACTCCACCGACGACCTCTTGACGGGTTGGTACGCGCTCGAGCAGTCCGCGCGCCTCGAGGGCGCGGTCGATCGCGCGCTCGACCTCGGCACCGGCATCGGCACGGTCGGCCTCCTCGTCCTCTCGGGCCTCGGGCCGGCCGCGCGCCTCACCGCGATCGAGGCGCAGGAGATCAGCTTCCGCTTCCTCGTCGAGAACGTGCGCGCGAACGGGCTCGAGGGTCGCGTCGACATGCTGCGCGGGGACCTCCGCGACGTGTTCATCGAGGCGAAGTTCCCCCTCGTCACCGGCTCGCCGCCGTACTTCCCGAAGGGCGCGGGCGTCGTCCCGGCCGACTCGCAGAAGGCGCACGCGCGCTTCGAGCTGCGCGGCGACGTCCGCGACTACGCGCGCGTCGCCCGCGAGCGGCTCGAGCCGAACGGCCTCTTCGTCTTCTGCTTCCCGTTCGCGCAGAAGCAGCGCGCGATCGACGCCGTGCACGGCGAGCGCTTCTCGATCGCGAACGAGCGCGACGTCGTCCCGCGCGAAGGACTGCCGCCGCTCTTCACGCTGTTCGCCTGCCGCCTCGAGCCCGCGTTGATCCACCGCGAGGGCCTCATCCAGGCGCCCTTCGTCGTGCGCCACGCCAACGGCGATCACACGCCGGCGATGGACGCGGTGCGCGCGCGCTTCGGGTTCCCGCCCCAGCCGAAGACCTGA